From a single Xanthocytophaga agilis genomic region:
- a CDS encoding peroxiredoxin family protein, whose protein sequence is MKLSLGQTAPEFSTTDVYGKQISLKDFQGRKLLLAFQRNAACPFCSYQLFRLNKIYPQLQEKGLEVLVFFESQAEAILKSSFLTDQKLTIISDPKRKIYTQYGAEITADKIEKVFAIPSRMEDLQASQALKLASTEKEDGVNQAALPAAFLLDEKAIIRHIHYGQDLGDNIPLDAVSAFANQK, encoded by the coding sequence ATGAAACTATCCCTTGGGCAAACTGCTCCAGAATTTTCTACCACAGACGTATACGGAAAACAAATTAGTTTAAAAGACTTTCAGGGACGCAAGCTATTGCTGGCGTTTCAGCGAAACGCTGCCTGTCCGTTTTGTAGCTACCAGCTTTTCCGACTCAATAAAATCTATCCTCAGTTACAGGAAAAAGGGTTGGAAGTATTAGTATTCTTTGAATCACAGGCGGAGGCCATTCTCAAAAGCAGCTTCCTGACAGATCAGAAGCTAACTATCATTTCCGATCCGAAACGAAAAATCTATACACAATACGGCGCAGAGATAACTGCTGATAAGATAGAGAAAGTATTTGCCATTCCCAGCCGCATGGAAGATCTCCAGGCGTCACAAGCTTTGAAGTTAGCCAGTACGGAAAAAGAAGATGGAGTTAATCAGGCTGCCTTACCAGCTGCTTTTTTACTGGATGAAAAAGCAATCATTCGTCACATTCACTATGGACAGGATCTGGGAGACAATATTCCATTGGATGCGGTTTCGGCCTTTGCCAACCAAAAGTAG
- a CDS encoding type 1 glutamine amidotransferase domain-containing protein: MKKRILIIVSNANAIGPHNRRTGTFLPEVAHPYAEFDKAGYQIDFASLTGDTPYLDALNLADDPDNLAFLTGKGWASMQKAVKLSDVDVSKYDAVFVPGGLAPMVDMPENALLKKVIAETYERNAVVGAVCHGPVSLLNVKLSDGSYLVNGKNIASFTTEEEDNYARPDVPFDLQTALTNQGAIFHAASPWSANSIADGHIVTGQNPASAKGVGEKIVAILES; this comes from the coding sequence ATGAAAAAGAGAATTCTTATTATCGTTTCTAACGCCAATGCTATTGGCCCTCATAACAGAAGAACAGGTACCTTTTTACCTGAAGTAGCACACCCTTATGCTGAATTTGACAAAGCAGGATATCAGATAGATTTTGCCAGTTTAACAGGAGATACTCCTTATCTGGATGCACTGAATCTGGCAGATGATCCTGATAATCTAGCATTTTTAACCGGTAAAGGCTGGGCTTCCATGCAAAAAGCTGTTAAGCTTTCAGATGTAGATGTGAGTAAATACGATGCCGTATTTGTACCGGGAGGGCTAGCCCCAATGGTCGATATGCCGGAAAATGCACTACTGAAAAAAGTAATTGCAGAAACCTATGAACGGAATGCAGTTGTGGGAGCCGTTTGTCATGGTCCGGTATCGTTGCTGAATGTAAAACTGAGTGATGGTTCTTATTTAGTCAATGGCAAAAACATCGCATCATTCACAACTGAAGAAGAAGATAACTATGCCAGACCTGATGTGCCATTCGATCTGCAAACGGCTCTTACCAACCAAGGTGCTATCTTTCATGCTGCGTCTCCCTGGTCTGCCAACAGTATTGCGGATGGCCATATTGTAACAGGTCAGAACCCTGCTTCAGCCAAAGGGGTAGGGGAAAAAATAGTTGCCATTTTAGAGTCCTGA
- a CDS encoding Crp/Fnr family transcriptional regulator, with amino-acid sequence MFEQVRKKFSLEEKKWDDFVGCFRHMKVPAKTTLLNEGEISKKMFLIETGCIRVWFNNKGKDITTQFFFENNMVGSIESFRKNIPSLVTMETIEPSTIWWIYKKDMDRLIEEIKETPVLRDLFIDAIFDRTYDYIRQFVSSIKDTPQQRYLNLLNERPQIVQRIPQHYIASYLGISTVHLSRIKSKLAKDGI; translated from the coding sequence ATGTTTGAACAGGTTCGAAAAAAGTTTTCGCTTGAAGAGAAAAAATGGGACGACTTTGTTGGTTGTTTCAGACACATGAAGGTTCCTGCCAAAACTACCCTTCTAAACGAAGGCGAAATATCCAAAAAGATGTTTCTTATCGAAACAGGTTGTATTCGTGTATGGTTTAACAACAAAGGAAAGGATATCACTACACAATTTTTCTTTGAAAACAATATGGTTGGCTCTATTGAGAGTTTCAGAAAAAACATTCCCAGCCTTGTAACCATGGAAACTATCGAACCAAGTACGATCTGGTGGATATATAAAAAAGATATGGACAGATTGATTGAGGAGATAAAAGAAACACCCGTATTGCGGGATCTGTTTATTGATGCCATATTTGACCGGACATATGACTATATACGACAGTTCGTATCCTCGATCAAAGACACACCTCAACAACGATATCTTAACCTCCTTAACGAAAGGCCTCAGATCGTTCAGCGTATTCCTCAACATTATATCGCTTCTTATCTGGGCATTAGCACGGTTCACCTGAGCCGTATCAAAAGCAAACTGGCAAAAGACGGAATTTAA
- a CDS encoding zinc-binding alcohol dehydrogenase family protein, with protein MKAAVIFSQSGIPQYTENFSEPITTSDEQAIISVKAAAIKNLDKAKASGKHYSTESEKSQAIIPGGDGVGLLADGTRVYALGVTGMLAEKAVVEKNRMIKLPDGIDNATAAALPNAVAGSAMALRFSARMNGGETILINGATGFTGKLAIQIAKLYGAGKIIVTGRNESALQALQALGADEYLLTTLDETFVKQLKKIHQQTPIDIVVDYLWGRTAELILETLKGTGAFTHRTRFVSVGSMTGDTIQLSSQILRSVNLQLSGSGLGSWTKEEMQLLLTEIIPEMFQLAADNKLKVDTMSIPLKEIEQVWDTDISSGTRLVVEI; from the coding sequence ATGAAAGCAGCAGTAATATTTTCCCAAAGTGGTATACCACAATACACAGAAAATTTTTCAGAACCAATCACAACCAGTGATGAACAAGCTATTATTTCGGTAAAAGCCGCAGCAATTAAGAATCTGGACAAAGCAAAGGCAAGCGGCAAACACTATTCTACAGAAAGCGAAAAAAGCCAGGCAATCATACCCGGAGGTGATGGAGTAGGATTGTTGGCAGACGGAACGAGAGTGTATGCATTGGGTGTCACCGGAATGCTGGCAGAAAAAGCAGTAGTAGAAAAAAACAGAATGATAAAGTTGCCGGACGGCATTGATAATGCTACTGCGGCAGCCCTGCCAAATGCGGTTGCAGGCTCGGCTATGGCATTACGATTCAGTGCCAGAATGAATGGCGGAGAAACCATTTTAATCAATGGAGCTACAGGATTTACAGGCAAACTAGCCATTCAGATTGCGAAATTATATGGTGCTGGAAAAATTATTGTAACAGGCAGAAACGAATCAGCCTTACAAGCCCTGCAAGCACTCGGTGCTGATGAATATCTGTTAACTACCCTTGATGAAACCTTTGTGAAACAGCTCAAGAAGATTCACCAGCAGACACCCATAGATATCGTAGTAGACTATTTATGGGGTCGTACAGCAGAGCTTATTTTGGAAACTTTAAAAGGTACAGGTGCATTTACACACAGAACCCGCTTTGTTTCTGTTGGCTCTATGACAGGTGATACCATTCAACTATCTTCACAAATTCTCAGAAGTGTTAATTTGCAATTATCAGGTTCAGGCTTGGGTAGCTGGACAAAAGAAGAAATGCAGCTTCTGCTCACCGAAATCATTCCCGAAATGTTTCAATTGGCAGCTGATAATAAATTAAAAGTAGACACGATGAGTATTCCTCTCAAAGAAATTGAACAAGTATGGGATACAGATATATCAAGTGGGACTAGATTAGTGGTAGAGATATAA